GAAGGTAAGGTATATCTATATTTTAAAAGCAAAACCACCCTTCTTTAATTCCTCGTACCTGCGTTTATTAAATTTATAGAGTTTCGCAGCGCGATGAGAAACGCCTTTTTGTTTTTCTTTTAATTCGATCAACAAATTAAATCCGAGGATTTTTTTCCGGAAATTTCTTTTATCAATTTCCATTTCCAAAATTGCTTCATATAAATGTTGCAATTGTGTAAGGGTGAATTTTTCGGGAAGTAGTTCGAAACCGATCGGCTCAATTTTAATTTTATTTTTAAGCGTTTCAATTCCTTTTGCAGCGATCTCTTTATGATCGAACGCTAATTTGGGTAAATCGTAAGCCGGCCACCAAAATGCTTTTTTTGCAAAATCGGTAACAGGATGAAGTCCATTGGTGCCGGCTTTGATAATTGCAAAATAAGCAACTGTTATCACCCTGCCTTGTGGATGCCTGTTAATACTCCCAAAAGTGTAAAATTGGTTTAGAAAGACATTGCGCAAACCAGTCAGTTCATGTAAAACGCGTTCGGCTGCCTGATCAATATCTTCTGTATCGTAGGCTAGGTTTCCAGGAATCGCTTTCCATTTTTTAAACGGAGGTTCATTCCTGTCGATAAGAAGGATCTTAAGCTCACCTTCGTCAAAACCAAAGATCACACAATCAACGGAGAAGTCGGAATGGAGAGGGGGTAATTTATTGGCGGTCATAATTCAGGAACAATAATACAAAATATACTATGGAATAATAAAGTTCTTATTTACACATTAAACCCAATATCCACATATTGGTAATTTTGGGTCAAAAATAGGGTCTATCCAAAACGCGGATCAC
The genomic region above belongs to Bacteroidota bacterium and contains:
- a CDS encoding NUDIX hydrolase, which gives rise to MTANKLPPLHSDFSVDCVIFGFDEGELKILLIDRNEPPFKKWKAIPGNLAYDTEDIDQAAERVLHELTGLRNVFLNQFYTFGSINRHPQGRVITVAYFAIIKAGTNGLHPVTDFAKKAFWWPAYDLPKLAFDHKEIAAKGIETLKNKIKIEPIGFELLPEKFTLTQLQHLYEAILEMEIDKRNFRKKILGFNLLIELKEKQKGVSHRAAKLYKFNKRRYEELKKGGFAFKI